A window from Leifsonia shinshuensis encodes these proteins:
- a CDS encoding DUF4193 domain-containing protein: protein MATDYDAPRKTEDDSESIEALKERVPDKMSGVVDVEDADNPGGYELPGADLSDLDLDVVVLPPQADEFTCVNCFLVKHRSQIDHETKLGPICVECAA from the coding sequence ATGGCAACGGATTACGACGCACCGCGGAAGACCGAGGACGACTCCGAGTCGATCGAGGCCCTCAAGGAGCGTGTCCCGGACAAGATGTCGGGTGTCGTGGACGTCGAGGACGCCGACAACCCAGGTGGGTACGAGCTGCCCGGCGCCGACCTCTCCGACCTCGACCTGGACGTCGTCGTGCTGCCTCCCCAGGCGGACGAGTTCACCTGCGTGAACTGTTTCCTGGTGAAGCACCGCTCGCAGATCGACCACGAGACGAAGCTCGGACCGATCTGCGTGGAGTGCGCCGCCTGA